A single genomic interval of Tursiops truncatus isolate mTurTru1 chromosome 1, mTurTru1.mat.Y, whole genome shotgun sequence harbors:
- the GABPB2 gene encoding GA-binding protein subunit beta-2 isoform X1 gives MSLVDLGKRLLEAARKGQDDEVRTLMANGAPFTTDWLGTSPLHLAAQYGHYSTAEVLLRAGVSRDARTKVDRTPLHMAAADGHAHIVELLVRNGADVNAKDMLKMTALHWATEHHHRDVVELLIKYGADVHAFSKFDKSAFDIALEKNNAEILVILQEAMQNQVNANPERANPVTMGTPFIFTSGEVVNLASLVSSASTKTTSGDPHASSTVHFSNSTTSVLATLAALAEASAPLCNSHRATANSEEIIEGNSVDSSIQQVVGSGGQRVITIVTDGVPLGNIQTAIPTGGIGQPFIVTMQDGQQVLTVPAGQVAEETVIEEEAEEAEKLPLTKKPRIEEMTDSVEESKEGTERELLQQQLQEANRRAQEYRHQLLKKEQEAEQYRLKLEAMARQQPNGVDFTMVEEVAEVDAVVVTEGEMEERETEVTGAVGTTEPHTGVSMETVST, from the exons CTTGGAACATCACCCCTCCACCTTGCAGCCCAGTATGGTCATTATTCCACAGCAGAAGTGCTCCTTCGAGCAGGCGTTAGCAGGGATGCCCGGACCAAAGTGGACAGGACCCCCTTGCACATGGCTGCAGCTGATGGACATGCACACATCGTGGAACTACTTGTTAGG AATGGTGCAGATGTGAATGCCAAGGACATGCTGAAGATGACAGCTTTGCACTGGGCCACAGAGCACCACCATCGAGATGTTGTAGAGCTACTTATCAAATATGGAGCTGATGTCCATGCTTTCAGCAAGTTTGATAAATCTGCCTTTGACATAGCCCTGGAGAAAAACAATGCTGAGATTCTGGTCATCCTTCAG GAAGCAATGCAGAATCAGGTGAATGCTAATCCTGAGAGAGCCAACCCTGTGACTATGGGTACCCCATTCATCTTCACGTCAGGAGAAGTTGTCAACCTCGCAAGCCTTGTTTCTTCAGCCAGCACCAAAACAACCTCAG GTGACCCCCATGCCTCCTCAACAGTACACTTCTCAAATTCTACCACCTCAGTGCTGGCCACCCTTGCAGCTCTTGCTGAGGCATCAGCCCCCCTCTGCAACTCACACAGAGCCACAG CTAATTCAGAGGAAATCATAGAAGGAAATTCTGTTGACTCATCAATCCAGCAAGTGGTGGGGAGTGGAGGCCAGAGGGTCATCACCATAGTGACTGATGGAGTCCCTCTGGGTAATATCCAAACTGCAATCCCTACTGGAGGCATTGGCCAGCCATTTATTGTAACTATGCAAGATGGACAGCAAG TTTTAACTGTACCTGCTGGTCAGGTTGCAGAGGAGACTGTCATTGAAGAAGAggcagaagaagcagagaaattgCCACTGACTAAGAAACCAAGGATAGAAGAGATGACAGACAGTGTGGAGGAAAGCAAG GAAGGCACTGAAAGAGAGCTACTTCAGCAGCAACTCCAGGAGGCTAATCGAAGAGCCCAGGAATACCGACACCAGCTCCTAAAGAAAGAGCAGGAGGCAGAACAGTACCGCCTCAAGCTAGAGGCCATGGCCCGACAACAGCCCAATGGAGTTGATTTCACCATGGTTGAAGAGGTGGCTGAGGTAGATGCTGTAGTAGTTACAGaaggggagatggaggagagagagacagaagtgACTGGGGCAGTAGGGACCACAGAGCCTCATACTGGAGTTTCCATGGAAACTGTTTCAACTTAA
- the GABPB2 gene encoding GA-binding protein subunit beta-2 isoform X4, with protein MSLVDLGKRLLEAARKGQDDEVRTLMANGAPFTTDWLGTSPLHLAAQYGHYSTAEVLLRAGVSRDARTKVDRTPLHMAAADGHAHIVELLVRNGADVNAKDMLKMTALHWATEHHHRDVVELLIKYGADVHAFSKFDKSAFDIALEKNNAEILVILQEAMQNQVNANPERANPVTMGTPFIFTSGEVVNLASLVSSASTKTTSANSEEIIEGNSVDSSIQQVVGSGGQRVITIVTDGVPLGNIQTAIPTGGIGQPFIVTMQDGQQVLTVPAGQVAEETVIEEEAEEAEKLPLTKKPRIEEMTDSVEESKEGTERELLQQQLQEANRRAQEYRHQLLKKEQEAEQYRLKLEAMARQQPNGVDFTMVEEVAEVDAVVVTEGEMEERETEVTGAVGTTEPHTGVSMETVST; from the exons CTTGGAACATCACCCCTCCACCTTGCAGCCCAGTATGGTCATTATTCCACAGCAGAAGTGCTCCTTCGAGCAGGCGTTAGCAGGGATGCCCGGACCAAAGTGGACAGGACCCCCTTGCACATGGCTGCAGCTGATGGACATGCACACATCGTGGAACTACTTGTTAGG AATGGTGCAGATGTGAATGCCAAGGACATGCTGAAGATGACAGCTTTGCACTGGGCCACAGAGCACCACCATCGAGATGTTGTAGAGCTACTTATCAAATATGGAGCTGATGTCCATGCTTTCAGCAAGTTTGATAAATCTGCCTTTGACATAGCCCTGGAGAAAAACAATGCTGAGATTCTGGTCATCCTTCAG GAAGCAATGCAGAATCAGGTGAATGCTAATCCTGAGAGAGCCAACCCTGTGACTATGGGTACCCCATTCATCTTCACGTCAGGAGAAGTTGTCAACCTCGCAAGCCTTGTTTCTTCAGCCAGCACCAAAACAACCTCAG CTAATTCAGAGGAAATCATAGAAGGAAATTCTGTTGACTCATCAATCCAGCAAGTGGTGGGGAGTGGAGGCCAGAGGGTCATCACCATAGTGACTGATGGAGTCCCTCTGGGTAATATCCAAACTGCAATCCCTACTGGAGGCATTGGCCAGCCATTTATTGTAACTATGCAAGATGGACAGCAAG TTTTAACTGTACCTGCTGGTCAGGTTGCAGAGGAGACTGTCATTGAAGAAGAggcagaagaagcagagaaattgCCACTGACTAAGAAACCAAGGATAGAAGAGATGACAGACAGTGTGGAGGAAAGCAAG GAAGGCACTGAAAGAGAGCTACTTCAGCAGCAACTCCAGGAGGCTAATCGAAGAGCCCAGGAATACCGACACCAGCTCCTAAAGAAAGAGCAGGAGGCAGAACAGTACCGCCTCAAGCTAGAGGCCATGGCCCGACAACAGCCCAATGGAGTTGATTTCACCATGGTTGAAGAGGTGGCTGAGGTAGATGCTGTAGTAGTTACAGaaggggagatggaggagagagagacagaagtgACTGGGGCAGTAGGGACCACAGAGCCTCATACTGGAGTTTCCATGGAAACTGTTTCAACTTAA
- the GABPB2 gene encoding GA-binding protein subunit beta-2 isoform X3, translating into MSLVDLGKRLLEAARKGQDDEVRTLMANGAPFTTDWLGTSPLHLAAQYGHYSTAEVLLRAGVSRDARTKVDRTPLHMAAADGHAHIVELLVRNGADVNAKDMLKMTALHWATEHHHRDVVELLIKYGADVHAFSKFDKSAFDIALEKNNAEILVILQEAMQNQVNANPERANPVTMGTPFIFTSGEVVNLASLVSSASTKTTSGDPHASSTVHFSNSTTSVLATLAALAEASAPLCNSHRATANSEEIIEGNSVDSSIQQVVGSGGQRVITIVTDGVPLGNIQTAIPTGGIGQPFIVTMQDGQQVLTVPAGQVAEETVIEEEAEEAEKLPLTKKPRIEEMTDSVEESKEGTERELLQQQLQEANRRAQEYRHQLLKKEQEAEQYRLKLEAMARQQPNGVDFTMVEEVAELLLSWYS; encoded by the exons CTTGGAACATCACCCCTCCACCTTGCAGCCCAGTATGGTCATTATTCCACAGCAGAAGTGCTCCTTCGAGCAGGCGTTAGCAGGGATGCCCGGACCAAAGTGGACAGGACCCCCTTGCACATGGCTGCAGCTGATGGACATGCACACATCGTGGAACTACTTGTTAGG AATGGTGCAGATGTGAATGCCAAGGACATGCTGAAGATGACAGCTTTGCACTGGGCCACAGAGCACCACCATCGAGATGTTGTAGAGCTACTTATCAAATATGGAGCTGATGTCCATGCTTTCAGCAAGTTTGATAAATCTGCCTTTGACATAGCCCTGGAGAAAAACAATGCTGAGATTCTGGTCATCCTTCAG GAAGCAATGCAGAATCAGGTGAATGCTAATCCTGAGAGAGCCAACCCTGTGACTATGGGTACCCCATTCATCTTCACGTCAGGAGAAGTTGTCAACCTCGCAAGCCTTGTTTCTTCAGCCAGCACCAAAACAACCTCAG GTGACCCCCATGCCTCCTCAACAGTACACTTCTCAAATTCTACCACCTCAGTGCTGGCCACCCTTGCAGCTCTTGCTGAGGCATCAGCCCCCCTCTGCAACTCACACAGAGCCACAG CTAATTCAGAGGAAATCATAGAAGGAAATTCTGTTGACTCATCAATCCAGCAAGTGGTGGGGAGTGGAGGCCAGAGGGTCATCACCATAGTGACTGATGGAGTCCCTCTGGGTAATATCCAAACTGCAATCCCTACTGGAGGCATTGGCCAGCCATTTATTGTAACTATGCAAGATGGACAGCAAG TTTTAACTGTACCTGCTGGTCAGGTTGCAGAGGAGACTGTCATTGAAGAAGAggcagaagaagcagagaaattgCCACTGACTAAGAAACCAAGGATAGAAGAGATGACAGACAGTGTGGAGGAAAGCAAG GAAGGCACTGAAAGAGAGCTACTTCAGCAGCAACTCCAGGAGGCTAATCGAAGAGCCCAGGAATACCGACACCAGCTCCTAAAGAAAGAGCAGGAGGCAGAACAGTACCGCCTCAAGCTAGAGGCCATGGCCCGACAACAGCCCAATGGAGTTGATTTCACCATGGTTGAAGAGGTGGCTGAG CTACTCCTCAGCTGGTATTCTTAA
- the GABPB2 gene encoding GA-binding protein subunit beta-2 isoform X2, whose protein sequence is MSLVDLGKRLLEAARKGQDDEVRTLMANGAPFTTDWLGTSPLHLAAQYGHYSTAEVLLRAGVSRDARTKVDRTPLHMAAADGHAHIVELLVRNGADVNAKDMLKMTALHWATEHHHRDVVELLIKYGADVHAFSKFDKSAFDIALEKNNAEILVILQEAMQNQVNANPERANPVTMGTPFIFTSGEVVNLASLVSSASTKTTSGDPHASSTVHFSNSTTSVLATLAALAEASAPLCNSHRATANSEEIIEGNSVDSSIQQVVGSGGQRVITIVTDGVPLGNIQTAIPTGGIGQPFIVTMQDGQQVLTVPAGQVAEETVIEEEAEEAEKLPLTKKPRIEEMTDSVEESKEGTERELLQQQLQEANRRAQEYRHQLLKKEQEAEQYRLKLEAMARQQPNGVDFTMVEEVAEVPKALYKLLDSAYWGPGFSITSQDTSEKSA, encoded by the exons CTTGGAACATCACCCCTCCACCTTGCAGCCCAGTATGGTCATTATTCCACAGCAGAAGTGCTCCTTCGAGCAGGCGTTAGCAGGGATGCCCGGACCAAAGTGGACAGGACCCCCTTGCACATGGCTGCAGCTGATGGACATGCACACATCGTGGAACTACTTGTTAGG AATGGTGCAGATGTGAATGCCAAGGACATGCTGAAGATGACAGCTTTGCACTGGGCCACAGAGCACCACCATCGAGATGTTGTAGAGCTACTTATCAAATATGGAGCTGATGTCCATGCTTTCAGCAAGTTTGATAAATCTGCCTTTGACATAGCCCTGGAGAAAAACAATGCTGAGATTCTGGTCATCCTTCAG GAAGCAATGCAGAATCAGGTGAATGCTAATCCTGAGAGAGCCAACCCTGTGACTATGGGTACCCCATTCATCTTCACGTCAGGAGAAGTTGTCAACCTCGCAAGCCTTGTTTCTTCAGCCAGCACCAAAACAACCTCAG GTGACCCCCATGCCTCCTCAACAGTACACTTCTCAAATTCTACCACCTCAGTGCTGGCCACCCTTGCAGCTCTTGCTGAGGCATCAGCCCCCCTCTGCAACTCACACAGAGCCACAG CTAATTCAGAGGAAATCATAGAAGGAAATTCTGTTGACTCATCAATCCAGCAAGTGGTGGGGAGTGGAGGCCAGAGGGTCATCACCATAGTGACTGATGGAGTCCCTCTGGGTAATATCCAAACTGCAATCCCTACTGGAGGCATTGGCCAGCCATTTATTGTAACTATGCAAGATGGACAGCAAG TTTTAACTGTACCTGCTGGTCAGGTTGCAGAGGAGACTGTCATTGAAGAAGAggcagaagaagcagagaaattgCCACTGACTAAGAAACCAAGGATAGAAGAGATGACAGACAGTGTGGAGGAAAGCAAG GAAGGCACTGAAAGAGAGCTACTTCAGCAGCAACTCCAGGAGGCTAATCGAAGAGCCCAGGAATACCGACACCAGCTCCTAAAGAAAGAGCAGGAGGCAGAACAGTACCGCCTCAAGCTAGAGGCCATGGCCCGACAACAGCCCAATGGAGTTGATTTCACCATGGTTGAAGAGGTGGCTGAG GTCCCCAAAGCTTTATACAAGCTGTTGGACTCTGCCTACTGGGGCCCTGGTTTCTCCATAACCTCCCAGGATACCTCTGAGAAATCAGCTTAG
- the GABPB2 gene encoding GA-binding protein subunit beta-2 isoform X5, whose protein sequence is MSLVDLGKRLLEAARKGQDDEVRTLMANGAPFTTDWLGTSPLHLAAQYGHYSTAEVLLRAGVSRDARTKVDRTPLHMAAADGHAHIVELLVRNGADVNAKDMLKMTALHWATEHHHRDVVELLIKYGADVHAFSKFDKSAFDIALEKNNAEILVILQEAMQNQVNANPERANPVTMGTPFIFTSGEVVNLASLVSSASTKTTSGDPHASSTVHFSNSTTSVLATLAALAEASAPLCNSHRATANSEEIIEGNSVDSSIQQVVGSGGQRVITIVTDGVPLGNIQTAIPTGGIGQPFIVTMQDGQQVLTVPAGQVAEETVIEEEAEEAEKLPLTKKPRIEEMTDSVEESKEFLPVAVYFYRKALKESYFSSNSRRLIEEPRNTDTSS, encoded by the exons CTTGGAACATCACCCCTCCACCTTGCAGCCCAGTATGGTCATTATTCCACAGCAGAAGTGCTCCTTCGAGCAGGCGTTAGCAGGGATGCCCGGACCAAAGTGGACAGGACCCCCTTGCACATGGCTGCAGCTGATGGACATGCACACATCGTGGAACTACTTGTTAGG AATGGTGCAGATGTGAATGCCAAGGACATGCTGAAGATGACAGCTTTGCACTGGGCCACAGAGCACCACCATCGAGATGTTGTAGAGCTACTTATCAAATATGGAGCTGATGTCCATGCTTTCAGCAAGTTTGATAAATCTGCCTTTGACATAGCCCTGGAGAAAAACAATGCTGAGATTCTGGTCATCCTTCAG GAAGCAATGCAGAATCAGGTGAATGCTAATCCTGAGAGAGCCAACCCTGTGACTATGGGTACCCCATTCATCTTCACGTCAGGAGAAGTTGTCAACCTCGCAAGCCTTGTTTCTTCAGCCAGCACCAAAACAACCTCAG GTGACCCCCATGCCTCCTCAACAGTACACTTCTCAAATTCTACCACCTCAGTGCTGGCCACCCTTGCAGCTCTTGCTGAGGCATCAGCCCCCCTCTGCAACTCACACAGAGCCACAG CTAATTCAGAGGAAATCATAGAAGGAAATTCTGTTGACTCATCAATCCAGCAAGTGGTGGGGAGTGGAGGCCAGAGGGTCATCACCATAGTGACTGATGGAGTCCCTCTGGGTAATATCCAAACTGCAATCCCTACTGGAGGCATTGGCCAGCCATTTATTGTAACTATGCAAGATGGACAGCAAG TTTTAACTGTACCTGCTGGTCAGGTTGCAGAGGAGACTGTCATTGAAGAAGAggcagaagaagcagagaaattgCCACTGACTAAGAAACCAAGGATAGAAGAGATGACAGACAGTGTGGAGGAAAGCAAG GAATTCTTACCTGTGGCGGTTTACTTTTACAGGAAGGCACTGAAAGAGAGCTACTTCAGCAGCAACTCCAGGAGGCTAATCGAAGAGCCCAGGAATACCGACACCAGCTCCTAA